The Streptomyces kaniharaensis region GAGCCCGATCCGTTGCAGCCGGTCCTGGATGCTGTCGCCGACATCCAGGCCGACTCCGGCGAGCTGGCGGAGGTCGTCCTCGATGTCCAGTCCATCCCGAGGTGGCAGCTGCGGCTGCGCCGGTGGCAGCTGCTGCACGAGGCGCGGGAGAAGGGGCGCGCGCAGGCCCGCAAGGCGGCCGGTCACGCGGCGGCGGACGCTGCCGAGGCTCAGGACTCCTGGCGCTACCAGCTCGCGACGCTGTTCGAGCCGAACTCGGCCAGGCGGGGGCCGTACGTGTCCGCGCCGCGGCCGCAGCCGCTGGACGTGGACAAGGCGCTCGGCAGGCTCGCTTCCTCCCGGGGCTTGGTCCGCATCCAGCTGCTGGTGCGCTGCGCTTCCACGCTGGAGGGCCGGGCGCGGCAGAACATGATAAAGCTGACCGCCGCGATGGATGTGTTCGGGGAGGACAGCCGGCTGGGCCCGGACGGCGGCCGGTTCCTGTGGATGACGTGGGGAGCGGACAGCTGGCACCGGCGCTCCAGCTTCGACCAGCGCTGGACGACGGGCGAGGTGGCGCCGAGGAAACCCAACTGGCTGAGCATCGGCGAGCTCCAGGGGTTGTTGAAGCCACCGACCTTGCACGCGCGGGTGCCGGTGCTCGCCTCCGAGCTGCCGACCTACGAGCCGGGTGAGTCGCTGGTGCCGGCCGGCTACCTGGAGCGGGCGGACGGGAAGAGCCGCCTCACGGCGACCAAGGCTGAGGAGACCCTGTTCACGGTCACCGTCGGGAAGGCGAGCTTCGGAAAGACCGAGCTCGCGAAGGTGCGGGCGCTCGCGCTCGCGCTGGCTGGCGAGGGCGTCCTGTTCATCGACCCGCACGGTGACACGTGGCGGGATGTCGCGCCGTACCTCGCGCACCCGGATCTTGCCGGGCGGGTGGTGCGCATCGACCTGGCCCGGGCCGAGGCGCCCGGGGCGCGGATGCCCGCGTGGAACATGCTGGGGATGGACCGCCAGCAGCACGCGGCACGGGTGGCGAGCTCCGCGGTCGACGCCCTGGCCACGGCGCTGAGCTGGACGGATGCTGCGGCACCGCGCGCGATCACGATCCTCACGAAGTCGTGCGAGGCGCTGGTCACCTACAACCAGGCCGTCGTGGCGGCCGAACGGCCCGAGGCGCAGGCCACGCTGTTCCAGGTGCGCACGCTGCTGACGGACAAGCGGCTGCGCGACGCCGTGCTGGAGTTCCTGCCGGCGGAGCAGCAGGTCTGGTGGAAGACGGTCTTCGCCAGCTACCCGACAGACGTGCTCGGTCCAGTCACCAACCCGTTGGATCGGCTGGCCGCGAACCCGGTCACCCGCGCGTTCCTCGGCAGTCCGGTGGGTTCCTATGACATCCGGCGTGCAATGGACGAGGGCAAGGTCGTCTGGCTGTGCCTGGAGGGAACCGGTCCCAGCGACCGCCTGCTCGCCAGCATGATCATGCAGGACATCCTGCGGGCCGGTCTGTCCCGCAGGGACACCCCCGAGGACCGGCGTCGCCCCTTCAATGTGTTCGCCGACGAGTTGATCTCGTTGGACACCGCCAGCGGGACGACGTTCGCGGAGATGGTCGAGCAGTTGCGGAAGTTCATGGTGCGGCTGCACGTCATGGTGCAGCACCTGGACCGGGTGTCGGCCCCGACGCAGCGGTCCCTGCTGCAGAACTCGTCCGCACTGTCCACGACGGCGGGGGCGATGGCGGCGATCCGGCTGGTCGCCGACGAGTGGCACGGCGCCGTCGACCCGGCGACGATCGCGGACCTGCGGAAGTATGAGCACTACATGCAGGTGACGGTCGACGGAAAGAAGGTGGGCCCGCTGAAGCTGCGCGGCCCGCAGGTCGAGGTGGTCTTCAAGGACTACGCGAGCCCCGACCGGGTGAACCACCTGACGCGGACGGCCGACCAGGCCGCGCAGGCCCCGGTCGGTGCAGCAGCTTCTGGCCGTTGCTGTCGGTCAGGACGAGGTGCTCCGGGAGTTCCTGGGAGTGGCTGTCGCCGAGGGCACCGACCCAAAGCAACAGCCCCCTGCGGTCGACCTGGCGAAGCAGGCCCTCGCGGCGCACACCGCGGCCGGGGCACCGGCGCCGCCGACCCCGCAGAAGCCGGGTCCTGGGTCCCGAAACGGGCAGCCGAAGTCGAAGCCGTCGGTATGGATCGAGTAAGTGGTCTGCGTCCCGTGGCAGTCCGTGTGCGGGCAGGGCGAAGAGCAACTCGTCGGTTCGGTCGGCGGGCGCATCAGGAGCAGAACTGCTGTATGCACGGCGGGGACGCGGCGGTGTCGGCCCGCTCCGGTGAGGTGTCTTTCTCCGCGCTGGTGGTTGTCCTGAGTATCCGTACTCAGGACAACCACAGGGCATCCGGCCACCATTGTGCCGATGCGGAGGGTCGGTCTCCTCATAGCTGCCGTGCCGTGCAGCCTCAGGGCGAGGCGGCACCGGCTGTAGTGAGAATCTCACCCGCCAGCTCAGAGCGGGAACATACATGGACATCC contains the following coding sequences:
- a CDS encoding ATP/GTP-binding protein, with amino-acid sequence MTSTPASQHDDNFLLTVLHAAQATWSWLSNAANWLSVNGGLVFLLTVPFAIAAAVVHRRLARKALTQRQRFVLTPTRRFNPSAEDIWRQAALVLRAASKGPWWAPRATRRVRIRLRADGSTPLEYSLEAHADAATLLAESRYQEVTVAKADPAEDPYAAQVAREREERKARRGKKKTAPASKAQPGRKKGKARDDEEVEEEKKEKRLHVVRAEFVLRGKPAASLREVPLEPDPLQPVLDAVADIQADSGELAEVVLDVQSIPRWQLRLRRWQLLHEAREKGRAQARKAAGHAAADAAEAQDSWRYQLATLFEPNSARRGPYVSAPRPQPLDVDKALGRLASSRGLVRIQLLVRCASTLEGRARQNMIKLTAAMDVFGEDSRLGPDGGRFLWMTWGADSWHRRSSFDQRWTTGEVAPRKPNWLSIGELQGLLKPPTLHARVPVLASELPTYEPGESLVPAGYLERADGKSRLTATKAEETLFTVTVGKASFGKTELAKVRALALALAGEGVLFIDPHGDTWRDVAPYLAHPDLAGRVVRIDLARAEAPGARMPAWNMLGMDRQQHAARVASSAVDALATALSWTDAAAPRAITILTKSCEALVTYNQAVVAAERPEAQATLFQVRTLLTDKRLRDAVLEFLPAEQQVWWKTVFASYPTDVLGPVTNPLDRLAANPVTRAFLGSPVGSYDIRRAMDEGKVVWLCLEGTGPSDRLLASMIMQDILRAGLSRRDTPEDRRRPFNVFADELISLDTASGTTFAEMVEQLRKFMVRLHVMVQHLDRVSAPTQRSLLQNSSALSTTAGAMAAIRLVADEWHGAVDPATIADLRKYEHYMQVTVDGKKVGPLKLRGPQVEVVFKDYASPDRVNHLTRTADQAAQAPVGAAASGRCCRSGRGAPGVPGSGCRRGHRPKATAPCGRPGEAGPRGAHRGRGTGAADPAEAGSWVPKRAAEVEAVGMDRVSGLRPVAVRVRAGRRATRRFGRRAHQEQNCCMHGGDAAVSARSGEVSFSALVVVLSIRTQDNHRASGHHCADAEGRSPHSCRAVQPQGEAAPAVVRISPASSEREHTWTSSAKGSTSLYGSGTDAHNCPAHERFSLGSWPNLAYCDGVMPL